Proteins from one Oryza sativa Japonica Group chromosome 12, ASM3414082v1 genomic window:
- the LOC107275270 gene encoding protein DOUBLE-STRAND BREAK FORMATION-like isoform X3 codes for MAAAAGDGDEHLLSLFASALSHRRFGDQELRLLDAALSAGADVPSLLHTRSSARCLLRKAAAQAFSSVPDLGTTLSTADFFARAFALAGDVESCLAMRYEALLLRQAEYSDDLHLQVSNEEWLTFAKDSLDNGFYTIASKAFANALVRIDPNHPEYLDSTNSILKKDKINDISGLQNLAKSLSALRSGTIS; via the exons atggccgccgccgccggggatggGGACGagcacctcctctccctcttcgccTCCGCCCTCTCCCACCGCAG GTTTGGGGACCAGGAGCTCCGCCTACTCGACGCCGCGCTttccgccggcgccgacgtccCCTCGCTGCTCCACACTCGCTCATCCGCCCGCTGTCTGCTGCGCAAGGCCGCCGCCCAGGCATTCTCCTCCGTCCCCGATTTGGGTACCACCCTCTCCACGGCCGACTTCTTCGCGCGCGCCTTCGCCCTCGCCGGAGATGTCGAG AGTTGCCTTGCTATGAGATATGAAGCTCTGCTCCTGAGACAAGCCGAATACTCCGATGACCTTCATTTGCAAGTATCCAATGAAGAATGGCTAACTTTTGCAAAGGACTCTCTTGATAATGGTTTTTACACCATTGCTTCCAAG GCTTTTGCAAATGCTCTTGTGCGTATTGATCCCAACCACCCAGAATACTTGGACTCAACCAATTCTATTCTGAAGAAAGATAAGATCAATGATATAAGTGGACTCCAAAACTTGGCCAAGTCATTATCCGCACTGCGTTCTG GCACAATCAGCTGA
- the LOC107275270 gene encoding protein DOUBLE-STRAND BREAK FORMATION-like isoform X2, whose translation MAAAAGDGDEHLLSLFASALSHRRFGDQELRLLDAALSAGADVPSLLHTRSSARCLLRKAAAQAFSSVPDLGTTLSTADFFARAFALAGDVESCLAMRYEALLLRQAEYSDDLHLQVSNEEWLTFAKDSLDNGFYTIASKAFANALVRIDPNHPEYLDSTNSILKKDKINDISGLQNLAKSLSALRSVQAQSAEYMKRKASGVDEKCNLHLKKTKLPGSSMFRLGIKTRNIQKLRCSRESNL comes from the exons atggccgccgccgccggggatggGGACGagcacctcctctccctcttcgccTCCGCCCTCTCCCACCGCAG GTTTGGGGACCAGGAGCTCCGCCTACTCGACGCCGCGCTttccgccggcgccgacgtccCCTCGCTGCTCCACACTCGCTCATCCGCCCGCTGTCTGCTGCGCAAGGCCGCCGCCCAGGCATTCTCCTCCGTCCCCGATTTGGGTACCACCCTCTCCACGGCCGACTTCTTCGCGCGCGCCTTCGCCCTCGCCGGAGATGTCGAG AGTTGCCTTGCTATGAGATATGAAGCTCTGCTCCTGAGACAAGCCGAATACTCCGATGACCTTCATTTGCAAGTATCCAATGAAGAATGGCTAACTTTTGCAAAGGACTCTCTTGATAATGGTTTTTACACCATTGCTTCCAAG GCTTTTGCAAATGCTCTTGTGCGTATTGATCCCAACCACCCAGAATACTTGGACTCAACCAATTCTATTCTGAAGAAAGATAAGATCAATGATATAAGTGGACTCCAAAACTTGGCCAAGTCATTATCCGCACTGCGTTCTG TTCAGGCACAATCAGCTGAATACATGAAAAGGAAAGCTTCAGGGGTTGATGAAAAGTGTAATTTGCACTTGAAAAAAACAAAGCTACCTGGAAGTTCAATGTTTAGGCTAGGTATCAAAACAAGGAACATACAGAAACTACGTTGCAGCCGGGAGAGTAATCTGTAA
- the LOC107275270 gene encoding protein DOUBLE-STRAND BREAK FORMATION-like isoform X1: protein MAAAAGDGDEHLLSLFASALSHRRFGDQELRLLDAALSAGADVPSLLHTRSSARCLLRKAAAQAFSSVPDLGTTLSTADFFARAFALAGDVESCLAMRYEALLLRQAEYSDDLHLQVSNEEWLTFAKDSLDNGFYTIASKAFANALVRIDPNHPEYLDSTNSILKKDKINDISGLQNLAKSLSALRSATCTMTVQAQSAEYMKRKASGVDEKCNLHLKKTKLPGSSMFRLGIKTRNIQKLRCSRESNL, encoded by the exons atggccgccgccgccggggatggGGACGagcacctcctctccctcttcgccTCCGCCCTCTCCCACCGCAG GTTTGGGGACCAGGAGCTCCGCCTACTCGACGCCGCGCTttccgccggcgccgacgtccCCTCGCTGCTCCACACTCGCTCATCCGCCCGCTGTCTGCTGCGCAAGGCCGCCGCCCAGGCATTCTCCTCCGTCCCCGATTTGGGTACCACCCTCTCCACGGCCGACTTCTTCGCGCGCGCCTTCGCCCTCGCCGGAGATGTCGAG AGTTGCCTTGCTATGAGATATGAAGCTCTGCTCCTGAGACAAGCCGAATACTCCGATGACCTTCATTTGCAAGTATCCAATGAAGAATGGCTAACTTTTGCAAAGGACTCTCTTGATAATGGTTTTTACACCATTGCTTCCAAG GCTTTTGCAAATGCTCTTGTGCGTATTGATCCCAACCACCCAGAATACTTGGACTCAACCAATTCTATTCTGAAGAAAGATAAGATCAATGATATAAGTGGACTCCAAAACTTGGCCAAGTCATTATCCGCACTGCGTTCTG CTACTTGTACTATGACAGTTCAGGCACAATCAGCTGAATACATGAAAAGGAAAGCTTCAGGGGTTGATGAAAAGTGTAATTTGCACTTGAAAAAAACAAAGCTACCTGGAAGTTCAATGTTTAGGCTAGGTATCAAAACAAGGAACATACAGAAACTACGTTGCAGCCGGGAGAGTAATCTGTAA
- the LOC4351265 gene encoding LOB domain-containing protein 12 has product MAGSGSGTPCASCKLLRRRCTSECVFAPYFPAEEAQRFAMVHRVFGASNVSKMLLDVPPPQRPDAVSSLVYEANARMRDPVYGCVAAISFLQNQVSQLQMQLALAHAETAALQLQLQQQHQDQDDHHHQQCILENAAAHHQLMLQEAFLKKESMWT; this is encoded by the coding sequence ATGGCGGGAAGCGGGAGCGGGACACCGTGCGCGTCGTGcaagctgctgcggcggcggtgcacgTCGGAGTGCGTGTTCGCGCCCTACTtcccggcggaggaggcgcagcGGTTCGCCATGGTGCACCGGGTGTTCGGCGCCAGCAACGTCAGCAAGATGCTGCTCGatgtgccgccgccgcagaggcCCGACGCCGTCAGCAGCCTCGTCTACGAGGCCAACGCCCGTATGAGGGACCCCGTCTACGGCTGCGTCGCCGCCATCTCCTTCCTCCAGAACCAAGTCTCCCAGCTCCAGATGCAGCTCGCCCTCGCCCACGCCGAGACCGCCGCCCTGCAActccagctgcagcagcagcaccaagaTCAAgatgaccaccaccaccagcagtgCATCCTGGAGAATGCTGCTGCTCATCACCAGCTGATGCTGCAGGAGGCATTCCTCAAGAAAGAGTCCATGTGGACATAA
- the LOC4351267 gene encoding xylan O-acetyltransferase 13-like, giving the protein MWSALFSHLREVHKRSGVKEEKLIMKSPPAAGEAGCHKPQATATNKMTVLQSPLGLRTILTSLVAFFIVVSSVSLLFDRGQDAQAQLAVEQHQHQEVLLKQKPASAAVGEQKSVVVDQSSLRSQEAQVQWTSELQDVATDSGDGGFDGEEDCNWSLGRWVYDNASRPLYSGLKCSFIFDEVACDKYGRNDTKYQHWRWQPHGCNLPRFNATKFLEKLRNKRLVFVGDSVNRNQWVSMVCMVEHFIPDGRKMRVYNGSLISFKAFEYNATIDFYWSPLLLESNSDNPIIHRVEYRIIRADRIEKHANVWKDADFIVFNSYLWWRKQRDGMMMKVMYGSFEDGDAKLDEVQMVDGYEIALKKLTEYLGANINKNKTRIFFAGSSPAHSWASNWGGDDNNKCLNETEPIQIEDYRSATTDYGMMDKAKEIFGTLEPKGIHVQILNITQLSEYRKDAHPTIFRRQYVPLTKEQIANPSIYADCTHWCLPGVPDVWNEFLYAYIMHK; this is encoded by the exons ATGTGGAGTGCTCTCTTCTCCCATCTGAGAGAGGTTCACAAGAGAAGCGGAGTTAAGGAGGAGAAGTTGATAATGAAGTCGCCACCAGCAGCAGGTGAGGCCGGCTGCCACAAGCCACAGGCGACTGCCACCAACAAGATGACGGTGCTGCAGTCCCCGCTGGGGCTCAGGACCATCCTCACCTCCCTCGTCGCCTTCTTCATCGTCGTCAGCTCCGTCTCCCTCCTCTTCGACCGCGGCCAGGATGCTCAGGCGCAACTCGCCGTCGAGCAGCATCAGCACCAAGAAGTTCTGCTCAAGCAGAAGCCGGCATCAGCAGCAGTGGGCGAGCAGAAATCAGTGGTAGTAGATCAGTCGTCGTTGAGGAGCCAGGAGGCGCAGGTGCAGTGGACATCTGAGCTGCAGGACGTGGCCACggacagcggcgacggcggcttcgacggcgaggaggactgCAACTGGTCGTTGGGACGGTGGGTGTACGACAACGCGTCGCGGCCACTCTACTCCGGCTTGAAGTGCTCCTTCATCTTCGACGAGGTGGCCTGCGACAAGTATGGAAGGAATGACACCAAGTACCAGCACTGGAGATGGCAGCCTCACGGTTGCAACCTTCCAAG ATTCAATGCCACAAAGTTTCTTGAAAAGCTTAGGAACAAGAGACTGGTTTTTGTGGGCGATTCAGTAAACAGAAATCAATGGGTGTCGATGGTGTGCATGGTGGAGCACTTCATCCCTGATGGCCGCAAGATGCGCGTTTACAACGGCTCCCTTATCTCCTTCAAAGCATTT GAGTACAATGCGACGATAGATTTCTACTGGTCACCACTGCTATTGGAATCAAACAGCGACAACCCCATAATTCACAGAGTGGAGTACCGGATCATAAGGGCAGACAGGATTGAGAAACACGCCAATGTCTGGAAGGACGCTGATTTCATCGTCTTCAACTCCTACCTTTGGTGGAGGAAGCAGAGGGATGGTATGATGATGAAAGTCAT GTATGGTTCATTTGAGGACGGGGATGCAAAGTTAGATGAGGTGCAAATGGTTGATGGTTATGAGATAGCTCTCAAGAAACTAACTGAATATCTTGGAGCCAATATCAACAAGAACAAGACTAGAATCTTCTTTGCAGGCTCATCACCTGCCCATTCCTG GGCTAGCAACTGGGGAGGAGATGACAACAACAAGTGTCTAAACGAAACAGAACCAATTCAGATAGAAGATTATAGGAGTGCAACCACAGACTACGGCATGATGGACAAGGCGAAGGAGATATTTGGAACACTGGAACCAAAGGGCATACATGTTCAGATACTGAACATCACCCAGCTTTCTGAGTACCGCAAGGACGCCCATCCAACGATATTCAGGAGACAGTACGTTCCTCTGACGAAAGAGCAGATTGCAAACCCGAGCATCTACGCAGACTGCACGCATTGGTGCCTCCCTGGAGTTCCTGATGTTTGGAACGAGTTCTTGTATGCATACATTATGCacaaatga